The Penaeus vannamei isolate JL-2024 chromosome 39, ASM4276789v1, whole genome shotgun sequence genome window below encodes:
- the LOC113811113 gene encoding pro-resilin-like isoform X3, which translates to MNTKVFILLGLAAFVAADSREIFSYGPPQDSSEESFESFESYESGEAKYDFSYAVKHEDSGNDFGHQEARDGEDTQGSYYVRLPDTRLQNVKYFVDGDDGYVAEVNYEGEARFPDSSESASFESREYRPPRPAYTYDSDESK; encoded by the exons GTCTTCATTCTCCTTGGCCTGGCTGCCTTCGTTGCTGCCGACAGCCGTGAAATCTTCTCATATGGGCCTCCTCAA GACTCCTCCGAGGAGTCTTTTGAGTCATTCGAGTCGTACGAGTCAGGAgaagccaagtacgacttcagtTATGCCGTTAAGCACGaagactccggcaacgacttcggacaccaggaagcccgtgacggtgaagacactcagggatcctactacgtgaggCTTCCCGACACCCGTCTGCAGAacgtcaagtacttcgtggacggcgacgacggctacgtggccgaggtcaactacgagggcgaggctcgttTCCCCGACTCGTCCGAGTCCGCTTCCTTCGAGTCCCGGGAGTACAGGCCACCAAGGCCAGCCTACACCTATGACTCCGACGAATCTAAGTAG
- the LOC113811113 gene encoding pro-resilin-like isoform X2 produces MNTKVFILLGLAAFVAADSREIFSYGPPQDSSEESFESFESYESGEAKYDFSYAVKHEDSGNDFGHQEARDGEDTQGSYYVRLPDTRLQNVKYFVDGDDGYVAEVNYEGEARFPDSSESASFESREYRPPRPAYTYDSDESK; encoded by the exons ATGAACACTAAG GTCTTCATTCTCCTTGGCCTGGCTGCCTTCGTTGCTGCCGACAGCCGTGAAATCTTCTCATATGGGCCTCCTCAA GACTCCTCCGAGGAGTCTTTTGAGTCATTCGAGTCGTACGAGTCAGGAgaagccaagtacgacttcagtTATGCCGTTAAGCACGaagactccggcaacgacttcggacaccaggaagcccgtgacggtgaagacactcagggatcctactacgtgaggCTTCCCGACACCCGTCTGCAGAacgtcaagtacttcgtggacggcgacgacggctacgtggccgaggtcaactacgagggcgaggctcgttTCCCCGACTCGTCCGAGTCCGCTTCCTTCGAGTCCCGGGAGTACAGGCCACCAAGGCCAGCCTACACCTATGACTCCGACGAATCTAAGTAG